The genomic region TAGTTTTTCTTAAGAAATGTCAGGTTGttcagaatgtgttttttaaaaagagttcattgaatgtgaacattttcacaatgtatttttttgcactTAGACAAAAAGGGAGTTGTATTAATAGGTTATTAAGCTCTGATTTTACTGGTCCCGCCCACTCAAGATCAACTATAGCTGTATGTGGCTCCTGAACTAAAATGAGTCTGACACCCTTGATCTATATCCTAAACCTTACGTCTAATCAAAGTACTAACGGTTTCCTACTGCACTCAAACTTGTGTGAATTTGAATGAAGGAAGGAGAAAGATGCTCTGAAGCAAAATGCAGATGGTGGAGGTACAGAGAGTTCAACAGAAACATCCGCAGCGCTTACCTTTGTCCTGATGCTGTTGCTATGGGAGACGGGCCATTAGGAGGACGGGGCTCGTCGCAGGTGCTCATCTCCATCACCACTTTATCCAACGTCTGCAAGCAAGTCACACAATTAACTTCACAACCAACAAATGTCTTCATAAACACAGTTTCATAAGGGTTTGATTCCACATTAGACCCATGGACTGATTTCCTCGTAAATGTAGCACTTTAATCAGAGAGAATATCCACTTTAACTTTGGATATTCATGGGAATACTACGCTCCTCCATGGAtttgtcatttctttctttcaaatgtgACGTATACGCTGTCGTAACATTAAGATTTGTAGTCAAGTTCAATTGATAAAAAAAGGTGTAGCAGTCTGTTTAGCCGTTTCCCCTGGAGATGTTTAGCCCTCAAAGATATTGTTTAGTGATACGCAAGCAGCCGCAAGATAAAACCTTGAAGTACGCTGCCTTTATTCTCCCATTAATAAAACTCTTGACACAGCAGGCTCTCTTCTCCGTGTGTGCCACCTTTAGGCAGTATGTGTGTAATATTTCCTTGCCTTTGTTGGCGGTGTGATAACATTGTGTTCCACAGGAGGGTGACTAACAGCGGATTCAGCAAAGTGCTCTGTCATCCATTAAATATGCTGCCCATGTGTTGTGTGGCTTTGATAATCATGCTTAATGTGTTTTCGATAGTGCTGCGATAGTTTTGTGCTCCCCTGATATGTTTGTTGTAATATGTTATATAACATATCAACATAGATTGCCAAGCCCGACACATTGCGAAACACCAGGAGTCGGGAGTATAAATATAAGGACTGAGGACCAGACGCAGCAATCAGGCTTTGTGTCGACGAGTGTGTTAAAATGGAGCACATATTCctcctgttgttgttggtttCCACAGGTCTGTGCGCTGGGAATTACAGCCACCTGGGGACTGCAGGGAGCATGGCCGTCTGTCAGCCTGACACCTGCGCCCTGCTCAGCGAGGTGGCAGCCATGAGGGAGAGGCTAACAGCCGCCACGGAGACACAGAGCAGCCTACAGCAAAACCTGGGgaacatgatgcagcagatggCCACCGTGCAAGCCAACCTGCAGGCCTACAAAACCCAGGCGGCGGATCTCATAAAGATAAACCAGGCCCAGGATGAGAAGCTGAAGGCGCTCGCGGACTCTTCATCTGCAACCACAGTGAAGATGGCTTTCAGCGCCGCTCTAGGAAGCACAGCGGGTCCGTTTGAGAAAGACACACCGCTGCAGTATCAGAGGATCCTCTCCAACATGGGCAGCGGCTACAACCCCGCTACGGGTATCTTCACCGCCATGGTCCGGGGGATGTACTACTTCAGCTACACCATGTACAACAACAACTCCGGGCAGCCCAACTCGGTGCTGTCCCTGATGATGAACAGCCAGAAGATGGTGTCCACGTGGGACACTGAGGGCGACGACAGCCAGGACAGCGCCACCAACGCGGCGGTGGTGCAGCTGGAGGCCGGGGACAGCGTGTTCGTGCAGCTCTATGCAAACAGAGTCCTCTACGACGACGGCTACTACTACAACACCTTCAGCGGCTTCATGCTCTTCACCATGTGAGGCGTTATTTGATGGACGATAAGTAAATTATGCGAGAGGACAGGTGGCTAATTTGTCcaaatatattgtaaaatcTTGTTTGTAAATTTAATTTTGGATGATTTGATGACTTAAATGCCCATACGTGTAGAAAGAAGAAAAGTTCTCATGACCTGATTTAAATGTGTAGTGGTTGAAACTTACCAAAGAGATTGGGTGAGTCTTCAACTTTGTCCATGGTATCTGtggaggaaaacagaggagTGGCTCAGCTTTTCAGCCTCTCAGTATTCTGATCCGTACAGCAAGCATGTGCTCTCAAAATGATAAGCTAAAATACCATTTAATGGTTTGTAAAATCTTGTGTAATGCAACCGAAGGGCACAGAATAAACTTGTGGCAAAAACAGCAGGAAAGGTAGCTCGGagatgaagggaaaaaaaggaaatcaatgaGAGCAGACTTCCATTAATCCTCAGCATGCAGCCTCATGATTCCTGGTCATGTCAAATTATATAGCAGGAGAGATTAAATGCTTCTGTTCACTTGCAGAGTTTTCGACTCGTTCTCTGAGATGTCGTGAATCAAGAATCAAAGATTTGCTGCTGTAATTGAATTAGAGACGCATTATATTGAGCTTTCCTCTGTTGTAGAAATGCTAGTAGGGTGTATGCGGAACCATTTAATACAGTTTATATCGGTGTATGTATTTATCAATCATGAATAAAGCaactattgatttaaatgtgtgactGTCTTTTTGCAAGAGGAAgataaaaagaacacaaaaaggtgaggaagtgagatcTGTTCTCCTTTTTAAACTATTTCCACCAGTTTTTCAGCGAACACTGCAATGCGCTTTACACCACAGCCACGCAGTAACACAGCTTTCTCAATTGAACAGCTTCACGGTTCACTGAGTAATACGCTGCTGTGATCATGGGAGTATTATAGTagttctccacacacactggcaATGACACAGCAAGTATGTTGAGTAGGTATAAGAGATTACATATCTCACGGCAGGTAACGATAAGAGAAAGAGCACAGCgacaaaaagcaaaagcaaagtGACAGATTTGTAAAGGAAAAAGAGTTGAGAAATGATTTAGGAAAGTACAGGGAAAAAACATGAATTGGggtagaaaaataaaaggaggGAATATCTATAAAAAGGTCCAGTGACGAAAGAAATGACTGAGCGCGGCTTCATTCACCGTTTCCAGGGTGTGTCAGTGTTATGCTCTTGCACATGGCAATGGGTTATAGCCACATCGGATGCACCAGAGGGCTTTAgcttatgtgtgtatgtgtgtgtgtgtgtgtgtgtgtgtgtgtgtgtgtgtgtgtgtgtgtgtgtgtgtgtgtgtgtgtgtgtgtgtgtgtgtgtgtgtgtgtgtgtgcaaagagTCATCAAAAGTGTACCTGACAGGTGTTAACTTGACTCTACGCATTGTTTGGAAAATAGTATCAGCCTGTCTGAATATATACGCAATATGTTCTGCATTTTCctgggtttattttttatttaggcCTGAAATAAAACTATGTTAAATCAGatttgaacattattttaaagataaaacagtCATATCTTTGTTCCTCAGTTATAATATTCCCCTTCAAGGGATAAAGCTTGAACGGCATGTAAAGTTTAACTCTATGGAAAAAAAACGTATTCGCTTTCTGGCATGAACTACGATAAGCCTGAAAACACATACAGCCTGAAGCGTAGAGCAAAGACTCGAAAACCTTTTTTCTCCcaggtttgaataaaataaacattgcacAAAGGGTTAGTTGCCAGACTGTCTCTTATCTCTCAGCAGTTGCTAGGCAACAAGCAAAGAAAGTTACTGAATATTGCCGAgaaaaacatatcaaatgttAGGAAGTGAGCTTTAGAGGTACTGGTTGCTAAATATGAACAGGGACAGGTTAGCTGTTTACCCTAGTTAGcggtctttatgctaagctaacaggctgTAGCTTCATAAAAGACgagatgaaaaacacaaaaaacaactctaaaatagaaacatctcaaaacagaaataaaaataaaccggcattagagagtagaacatatatatatatttcatgttaAGTGGTATCAATATTATATTCCCCTAGCTCACAAAGcaatttttatgtatttatctattaatttatttgacttttttaagtTTAAGTGTTATTGCTCAGTTCGTTCTGGCTTTCGTCTGATTTTGTCCTTTGTTGTTTGTCTTGTAAATACTGTTTACTCTCTTGTGTAAATTCCTAACACTACATTCGTCTGCACTTCTCCAGTAATTGCTATATCACtcaagaaaggaaaaagaaaaacaaaaaaagtcaaactatccctttaaaatCTAACACCTGACAGAGTCCCTCACCCTGATGGCGGCCTTGTTGCATTCGACGCGGTTGATGGCGAGCCAGGTGGGCAGGTCCAGCAGGCTCTGCAGAACCTCCTCATCCAGCTCCAGGTTGGTCAGCTGGCCCTCCCCCTTCAGCGTGCTCAGGTTGATCTTGTCCGGGGACAGGTTCTTAGCAAACCTAGGAGGCGCAGACGAGAAGAAGTACAGCTTTGTAATATTTATAGATTCAGGTTCTTGGCAAAGCACCGTGCTGGGCCAAACAAACCCCGACTGTTAGACTGGATGGGAGAGAGAGGGGTCTAAAGCAACTCTCACAAAAAGGCATGTTATGGTCATAAATTCCAGGTTATTACTATTAATCAGAGAGTAAATTATACCTAAGAACATCTTTTTAACAGCACCctcaaaataaaccttaaatTTAGGTTACACATTGCTGTTAAAGACATACTACGAGACAATGAGCCCAACTACAAGTATATGGAAATAACAGAAACCCTGTGTTTTCCTCTTTATTCAAACTTAGTTAACTGTTCTTGTTTGCTAGGTTTCCATAGTTACCACATCATCTGACTATGAGAGGGGAAATGAAGGATCAAGGCACTTAGTGATTGAGTTTTAATACTGAAAGCTGCAATGTATAGACTTATAGGCAGTAAAAAGAGATTGTACAGTGGGAGTCTGTTTTAAAGACCTTTGTGTGACGCTATAGGACATGATGCTGCTCAGGAGAGGTGCCGTTTGTCACTTCCATACTGGACagaatacagtatgtgtgtgtgttcacagaaaGTGTACTCAAGCCTCACTGAGATGATAcggtgcttttttttaaagatatgagcttatattgatatttataaCCTCTCTAATGAGTAAATGCTGTGTACACATattgtaaagtgtgtgtatgccGAAAAGATATGGTGTGTAACGTCTATTTGCTATTTAGCCTTGGTAAATACCCTTGAACATACAAAGTCAGTGTCCATGAACTTGAGTGTATTCTGCCTCGGCTCACAGTTTGATTATTGGTTAATAATTAGCAGAATGGATAGATACTAAATGGTGCATCTCGGCAGATTGGGCTAATAGAACCTCTTCTAATGGGGGTAATATTGATTTGACATCCTCTAACTGACAACAAGCCTTCTGTGACATGGCATTGATATTATAATGACTAAGAAATTGTAATTTATGTGGATTGGTTATGTCTTGACCTGATCAGCTAAATACTGCTCCGATTGGTCCCTACTATCAACTTGAAACAAAGTCACAGGTGCAGTGAAGACCTCGCCAGGCAAACATCAGAAAGTGTTGATGTATGATCATGGAGTCACTCAGTAACTGGATACTTTTAGGGAGACAACGGCTCTTTGTTCCCTGATGGAAGACACAGCAAAGTGCACAGACTCTGCAGTGTGAAGCAAACTTTGCCCCATAAAGCAACACTTTATGGTTCAGCTGCCCACGATTTAAATTCCTGTTTCTTTCCATTCAGCACCTTCCCCTTTCAGAGTTCGATTCTTCTCTACTTCAACATTCAATTATTCAGCAGCAGG from Eleginops maclovinus isolate JMC-PN-2008 ecotype Puerto Natales chromosome 17, JC_Emac_rtc_rv5, whole genome shotgun sequence harbors:
- the LOC134879102 gene encoding complement C1q-like protein 2, with protein sequence MEHIFLLLLLVSTGLCAGNYSHLGTAGSMAVCQPDTCALLSEVAAMRERLTAATETQSSLQQNLGNMMQQMATVQANLQAYKTQAADLIKINQAQDEKLKALADSSSATTVKMAFSAALGSTAGPFEKDTPLQYQRILSNMGSGYNPATGIFTAMVRGMYYFSYTMYNNNSGQPNSVLSLMMNSQKMVSTWDTEGDDSQDSATNAAVVQLEAGDSVFVQLYANRVLYDDGYYYNTFSGFMLFTM